In Candidatus Vicinibacter proximus, the genomic stretch CTGACTGGAATTTATGCTTACCCTCTCTTTTTTCAACATAAGATAAGAATAAACCACCGGTACAATCACCAGGATAGTTATGATGATAAAGAAAATTATAAAAACAATTTTATTATTGTGCAAAAGCAAACTAACCAAAACAATAATTATCCCACCAATCATCCAGACTTTACTGGCTAAACGATGAGTTTGTTTCCAAACAGTCTCACTTTCCAGTGTCCATGGGGTGCGAATTCCTACAAAATAATTTGGCCTCACCGTCTGCAAGTAATTACCCAATCCGGCGAACATGGCGCCTATGATTACAAGAAGAAGATTTGAATGTTCCATCCCGCCTTCTTTTGAGGAATTTAAAATTACCCAGGTAATTGCAGAGATAAATGATGTAATCAACAATCGGATGTTAAAAAAATTATCGCCCATTTCCTGTAGCTTTTTCTTGGGATCTATAGAAGGAATAACCAGCATCAAAAAATAAATGCCAAGACCAAGTATGGCAGGCAAATAAAGTAGTGTATTCTTGGAGGACCAACCGTCGGCCTTGCCTTCTATATTGAAGTGCGTGGCCACTGTCT encodes the following:
- a CDS encoding SdpI family protein, which produces MNKLSKELLLIFIALLPYVYLAFIWEQLPETVATHFNIEGKADGWSSKNTLLYLPAILGLGIYFLMLVIPSIDPKKKLQEMGDNFFNIRLLITSFISAITWVILNSSKEGGMEHSNLLLVIIGAMFAGLGNYLQTVRPNYFVGIRTPWTLESETVWKQTHRLASKVWMIGGIIIVLVSLLLHNNKIVFIIFFIIITILVIVPVVYSYLMLKKERVSINSSQEE